The genomic segment TGAAAGCCAATGCTTATGGCCATGGAGCGGTGGAAATTGCACGGGAAGCTGCGAGCAGCGGAGTAGATTATTTAGGGGTCGCTTTTCTGGATGAAGCATTGGAGCTGAGACGGGCAGGCATTTCCATCCCTATATTGGTGCTTGGCTATGTTGCAGCAGATGCGCTGTGGCTGGCAAGAAAACATGATATTACGATAGCCTTGTTTCGCGAGGATGTATTAGAGGCAGCGTCCAAGCTGCCAGCTCCGGATGAGGATCATTTTAATAATAAGCTAAAGGTTCATATTAAAGTAGATTCCGGCATGGGACGGCTTGGGCTCATTGGAGCGGATGCGGCTATCCCTTTTATTGAAAAGGCGCTTTCCGTTCCCCAGCTCGAGGTCGAAGGGTTGTTTACCCACTACGCCCGTGCGGATGAGCATGACAAAAGCTATACGATTTTGCAGCATGAGCGTTTTCAGGAAGTCGTTCGTTATGTGTTGCAGCAGAAGCTGCCGATTCCGATCATTCATGCGGCCAACAGCGCTGCAGGCATGGATACGCCGGAGCTTGCAGGCAATATGCTGCGGCTAGGCATTAGTATGTATGGCCTTTACCCTTCGGATGAG from the Paenibacillus sp. BIHB 4019 genome contains:
- the alr gene encoding alanine racemase, with the protein product MEGYYRPTRVEISLDALRRNLSVFRAHMGEGVRLMASVKANAYGHGAVEIAREAASSGVDYLGVAFLDEALELRRAGISIPILVLGYVAADALWLARKHDITIALFREDVLEAASKLPAPDEDHFNNKLKVHIKVDSGMGRLGLIGADAAIPFIEKALSVPQLEVEGLFTHYARADEHDKSYTILQHERFQEVVRYVLQQKLPIPIIHAANSAAGMDTPELAGNMLRLGISMYGLYPSDEVRHDELQLEPVLSLKTEIVMVKNAPSGWGISYGTRYVTQGEERIGTLPIGYADGFSRMLTGKAQALVRGVKVPVRGTICMDQCMIALDAAATEAGEAVEQGEEVVLIGEQGNARISAEEVAKQLDTINYEVTCMLAARVPRVYFKDGKALSVVNPLI